A single genomic interval of Sceloporus undulatus isolate JIND9_A2432 ecotype Alabama chromosome 2, SceUnd_v1.1, whole genome shotgun sequence harbors:
- the HNRNPA0 gene encoding heterogeneous nuclear ribonucleoprotein A0, with protein MESSQLCKLFIGGLNVQTTEAGLREYFEAYGTLTDCVVVLNPQTKRSRCFGFVTYSAVEEADAAMAASPHAVDGNAVELKRAVSREDSARPGAHAKVKKLFVGGLKGDLQENDLVEHFSQFGAVEKAEIIANKQSGKKRGFGFVYFQSHDAADKAAVVKFHPIQGHRVEVKKAVPKEDIQGGGPGAGGGGGGSARPGWGGRGRGRGGGGGGGGGNRDHNGLAKGGGGYNSYGGYGGGGGGGGGYGSYGSSYGAGGDYGNGYGGFGSYSQHQSSYGPMKSGGGAAGGGGGGGWGPRSNSGPYRGGYGGGGGYGGGGSF; from the coding sequence ATGGAGAGCTCCCAGCTGTGCAAGCTGTTCATCGGCGGCCTGAACGTGCAGACGACGGAGGCGGGCCTGCGCGAGTACTTCGAGGCCTACGGGACGCTGACGGACTGCGTGGTGGTGCTCAACCCGCAGACTAAGCGCTCGCGCTGCTTCGGCTTCGTGACGTACTCGGCGGTGGAGGAGGCCGACGCCGCCATGGCCGCCTCTCCGCACGCGGTGGACGGCAACGCGGTGGAGCTGAAGCGCGCCGTCTCCCGCGAGGACTCTGCGCGGCCCGGGGCCCACGCCAAAGTCAAGAAGCTGTTCGTGGGCGGGCTGAAGGGGGACCTGCAGGAGAACGACCTGGTGGAGCACTTCAGCCAGTTCGGCGCCGTCGAGAAGGCCGAGATCATCGCCAACAAGCAGAGCGGCAAGAAGAGGGGCTTCGGCTTCGTCTACTTCCAGAGCCACGACGCCGCCGACAAGGCCGCCGTGGTCAAGTTCCACCCCATCCAGGGCCACCGCGTCGAGGTCAAGAAGGCCGTGCCCAAGGAGGACATCCAGGGCGGAGGGCCGGGagcaggaggcggaggagggggcTCGGCCAGGCCGGGATGGGGCGGACGGGGAAGAGGacgcggaggcggcggcggaggaggaggaggcaaccgGGACCACAACGGCCTCGCCAAAGGCGGCGGAGGTTATAACAGCTATGGAGGctacggaggaggaggaggcggcggcggcggctacGGCTCGTACGGCTCGTCCTATGGGGCCGGCGGCGATTATGGGAACGGGTACGGAGGCTTCGGCAGCTACAGCCAGCACCAGTCCTCCTATGGGCCCATGAAGAGCGGAGGAGGGGcggccggaggaggaggcggaggaggctggGGCCCTCGCAGTAACAGTGGACCCTACAGAGGCGGCTACGGAGGAGGGGGAGGCTACGGAGGGGGAGGCTCCTTCTAA